The following proteins are co-located in the Paroedura picta isolate Pp20150507F chromosome 18, Ppicta_v3.0, whole genome shotgun sequence genome:
- the ZNF609 gene encoding zinc finger protein 609 isoform X4 encodes MRWGGGSTRCIWSNWLMESPVSTPAVLPLHLLVPVVNSDISSPCEQIMVRTRSVGVNTCDVALATEPECLGPCEPGTSVNLEGIVWQETEDGMLVVNVTWRNKTYVGTLLDCTQHDWAPPRFCDSPTSDLEMRNGRGRGKRMRPNSNPPMNESTATSESKGTSNSSKTRAGANSKGRRGSQNSSEHRLPPAGTSEDVKASPSSVTKRKSKPLSDLEVNSSSEDSKGSKRVRTNSMGSAATPSVAAAAAAAAATSVKLEPAVLDRNCPSPILIDCPHPNCSKKYKHINGLKYHQAHAHTDDDSKPEADCDSEYGEESSLPADLGSCNGASGSQKGSLSPARSTTPKVRLMEPHSPSPSSKFGTKAPVKKKLGGEGDPDSGALSNDGSEDGPLAADETSNDGFDSVEKRSGEKEKAKKPASVKSEKASSKSIKSARPIAPAIPPQIYTFQTATFAAASPGSSAGLTTTVVQAMPSSPQLKPIQPKPTVMGEPFTVSPALTPAKDKKKKDKKKKESKEIESPLTPGKVCRAEEGKSPFRGEPGDLGAKGEGLLNGSSDPHQSRLASIKAEADKIYSFTDNAPSPSIGGASRLDSAAPTQPLTPLHVVTQNGAEANSVKTNSPAYSDISDAGEDGEGKLDSVKAKDPEQMAKDGAKKALFPSQPQPKDSPYYQGFEAYYSPGYTQSSPGPLHPPSQASVESQALKPKKDEPPPSPEVKVKSEAGEEKKAELGPSSQQPSVIQQRSSMYMQSLYYNQYAYVPPYGYSEQGYHAHLLSTSPAYRQQHEDQQKQRQGLEQQQPPQPQRGVDKKAELGLKEREAALKEEWKQKPCLPPTLTKAPSLTDLVKSGLSKAKDQGPDVAKSVIIPKLEDSSKLQSQAAEGLKGKLTESSHLGKETVEPKAVSDCGRQAEVDQVLWYRQTPCLTPLRVLPQEAEPRMWTYVYPAKYSDIKTEDERWKEERDRKLKEERSRSKEPATKEDGKESASGDCKLPSSEESRMVGKEARPSAHVPVSSPLTQHQSYIPYMHGYSYSQSYDPNHPSYRGMPTVMMQNYPGSYLPSSYSFSPYGSKASGSEESDKSRASPSIGCKSSSESKALDILQQHASHYKSKSPTIGEKTPQERSGCGVGGSSAGCSSVGGTSGAERSVDRPRSSPSQRLMSTHHHHHHLGYSLLPAQYNLPYATGLSSTAIVASQQGSAPSLYPPPRR; translated from the exons aTGGAGTCTCCAGTGTCCACCCCTGCAGTgctgcccctgcatctccttgTCCCCGTGGTCAACAGCGATATCTCGTCACCGTGCGAGCAGATAATGGTACGCACTCGCTCTGTGGGGGTGAACACCTGTGACGTGGCCCTGGCGACCGAGCCAGAGTGTTTGGGCCCCTGCGAACCCGGCACCAGCGTCAATCTGGAGGGCATCGTGTGGCAGGAGACGGAGGACG GTATGCTGGTGGTAAACGTCACTTGGAGGAACAAGACTTACGTGGGGACGCTGCTGGACTGCACACAGCACGATTGGGCACCACCCAG GTTTTGCGATTCTCCCACCAGCGATCTGGAGATGCGGAACGGCCGCGGCCGCGGCAAGCGCATGCGCCCCAACAGCAACCCCCCCATGAACGAGAGCACCGCGACCTCCGAGAGCAAAGGGACCAGTAACAGTAGCAAAACCCGGGCAGGGGCCAACAGCAAGGGGCGGCGGGGGAGCCAGAACTCTTCCGAGCACCGCCTCCCGCCAGCCGGGACCTCCGAGGACGTCAAGGCCAGCCCCTCGTCGGTGACCAAGCGGAAGAGCAAGCCCCTGTCTGACCTGGAGGTGAACTCCAGCTCCGAGGACTCCAAGGGGAGCAAACGTGTCCGCACAAATTCCATGGGCTCGGCCGCCACGCCGTCGGTGGCCGCTGCGGCCGCGGCGGCCGCGGCCACCTCCGTCAAACTGGAGCCTGCCGTTTTGGACCGGAACTGTCCCTCCCCAATACTCATTGATTGTCCCCACCCCAACTGTAGCAAGAAGTACAAGCACATCAACGGGCTCAAATATCACCAAGCCCACGCGCACACAGACGACGACAGCAAGCCGGAGGCGGACTGTGACAGCGAGTACGGGGAGGAGTCGTCGCTCCCAGCGGACCTCGGCAGCTGCAACGGCGCCTCCGGTAGCCAGAAAGGCTCCCTGTCCCCAGCCCGGTCGACCACCCCCAAGGTGCGCCTGATGGAGCCTCACAGCCCCTCGCCGTCGAGCAAGTTCGGCACCAAGGCGCCCGTCAAGAAGAAGCTGGGCGGCGAAGGAGACCCCGACTCAGGTGCTCTGTCCAACGACGGCTCCGAGGATGGTCCTCTGGCAGCCGACGAGACAAGCAACGATGGCTTTGACTCCGTGGAGAAGAGGAGTGGTGagaaagagaaggcgaaaaaGCCCGCCAGTGTCAAGTCGGAGAAAGCCTCTTCCAAGAGCATCAAGTCAGCGCGGCCGATTGCCCCGGCTATCCCCCCGCAGATCTACACCTTCCAGACAGCCACCTTCGCTGCCGCCAGCCCCGGCTCCTCTGCCGGCCTCACCACCACAGTGGTCCAAGCCATGCCCAGCAGCCCCCAGCTGAAGCCCATCCAGCCGAAGCCGACCGTGATGGGAGAGCCTTTCACGGTCAGCCCGGCGCTCACTCCCGcgaaggacaagaagaagaaggacaagaagaagaaagagtccAAGGAAATAGAGAGCCCGTTGACTCCTGGGAAAGTGTGTCGGGCTGAGGAAGGGAAGAGCCCCTTCCGCGGAGAGCCCGGGGACCTCGGGGCGAAAGGGGAGGGCCTCCTCAACGGCTCCTCCGATCCCCACCAGAGCCGCCTTGCAAGCATAAAGGCCGAGGCGGACAAGATCTACAGCTTCACCGATAACGCCCCGAGCCCATCCATTGGCGGCGCCAGCCGACTGGACAGTGCAGCGCCCACGCAACCCCTGACGCCTCTGCACGTGGTCACTCAAAATGGTGCGGAGGCCAATTCGGTGAAAACCAACAGCCCCGCCTACTCCGACATCTCCGACGCAGGGGAGGACGGCGAGGGCAAGCTGGACAGCGTGAAGGCCAAGGACCCCGAGCAGATGGCCAAGGacggggccaaaaaggccctcttcccctcccagccccagcccaAGGACTCTCCCTACTACCAGGGCTTCGAGGCTTACTACTCGCCAGGTTACACTCAGTCGAGCCCcggccccctccacccccccagccaagccaGCGTGGAGAGCCAGGCCCTGAAGCCGAAGAAGGACGAGCCGCCACCGAGCCCCGAGGTGAAGGTGAAGAGCGAGGCTGGCGAGGAGAAGAAGGCGGAGCTGGGCCCCTCCAGCCAGCAGCCCTCGGTCATTCAGCAGCGGTCCAGCATGTACATGCAATCCCTGTACTACAACCAGTACGCCTACGTGCCTCCTTACGGCTACAGCGAGCAAGGCTATCACGCCCACCTGCTGAGCACCAGCCCCGCTTACCGGCAGCAGCACGAAGACCAGCAGAAGCAGCGCCAGggcctggagcagcagcagccgccccaGCCGCAGCGGGGCGTGGACAAGAAAGCGGAGCTGGGGctgaaggagagggaggcagcgcTCAAGGAGGAGTGGAAGCAGAAGCCGtgcctgccccccaccctcaCCAAGGCCCCCAGTCTGACGGACCTGGTCAAATCGGGGCTGAGCAAAGCCAAGGACCAGGGGCCCGATGTGGCCAAGTCGGTCATCATCCCCAAGCTGGAGGATTCCTCCAAGCTGCAGAGCCAGGCGGCAGAGGGCCTCAAAGGGAAGCTGACTGAAAGCAGCCACCTGGGCAAGGAGACGGTGGAGCCCAAGGCCGTTTCAGACTGTGGCCGGCAGGCCGAGGTGGACCAGGTGCTTTGGTACAGACAG ACGCCCTGCCTGACACCGCTGCGTGtgttgccacaggaggcggagccccGCATGTGGACCTACGTCTACCCGGCCAAGTACTCGGACATCAAGACGGAAGACGAGcggtggaaggaggagagggaccgGAAGCTAAAGGAGGAGAGGAGCCGCAGCAAAGAGCCAGCGACgaaagaggatgggaaggagagcgCTAGCGGCGACTGCAAGCTGCCCTCCAGCGAGGAGTCGCGCATGGTGGGGAAGGAGGCCAGGCCCAGCGCCCACGTGCCCGTGTCCTCTCCCCTCACCCAGCACCAGTCCTACATCCCGTACATGCACGGCTACTCCTACAGCCAGTCGTACGACCCCAACCACCCCAGCTACCGCGGCATGCCCACCGTCATGATGCAGAACTACCCAG GTTCCTACCTGCCCTCCAGTTACTCCTTCTCCCCCTACGGCAGCAAGGCCTCCGGGAGCGAGGAGAGCGACAAGTCCCGCGCCAGCCCCAGCATCGGCTGCAAATCCAGCTCCGAGTCCAAGGCCCTGGACATCTTGCAGCAGCACGCCAGCCACTACAAGAGCAAGTCCCCCACG ATAGGCGAGAAGACTCCCCAGGAGCGAAGCGGctgtggggtgggaggaagcagcGCAGGCTGCAGCAGCGTAGGGGGCACCAGCGGTGCCGAGAGAAGCGTTGACCGGCCCCGTTCGTCTCCTTCGCAGCGCCTGAtgtccacccaccaccaccaccaccacctgggcTACTCGCTGCTCCCGGCCCAGTACAACCTGCCCTATGCAACAG GCCTCTCTTCGACAGCCATCGTGGCCAGCCAGCAAGGCTCTGCTCCTTCCCTCTACCCCCCGCCCCGGAGGTGA